The proteins below come from a single Tachypleus tridentatus isolate NWPU-2018 chromosome 13, ASM421037v1, whole genome shotgun sequence genomic window:
- the LOC143239660 gene encoding uncharacterized protein LOC143239660 produces MLALHLVKMKLDQPKEDIKTSVYICYGSQVPGYHVIKQEDHITEDIKSPNYNISGETKLGINNLTEFNIHQNYDTPYSCGKTFDKLKQLKRIHSGEKLYHITVCGKQFGTNSYIIEH; encoded by the exons ATGCTAGCTCTTCATCTAGTGAAGATGAAGCTGGACCAACCAAAGGAAG aTATAAAGACAAGTGTGTACATCTGTTACGGAAGTCAGGTTCCCGGTTATCATGTTATAAAACAAGAAGATCACATAACAGAAGACATAAAATCACCAAATTACAATATTAGTGGAGAAACAAAGTTAGGTATAAATAACCTAACAGAATTTAATATACATCAAAATTATGATACACCATACAGTTGtggaaaaacatttgataaactaaAACAACTAAAGAGGATACACTCTGGAGAGAAACTatatcatattacagtttgtggaaaacagtttggaacaaaTAGTTACATAATAGAACATTAA